A stretch of the Rosa rugosa chromosome 5, drRosRugo1.1, whole genome shotgun sequence genome encodes the following:
- the LOC133711877 gene encoding uncharacterized protein LOC133711877, translating into MTTTTTVDASASAYLFGSLHSHNVPVSSGQFVGSQPVSAGIYSSVNGVSGWFQTAGDYGMSNDPRLFMDPKLSNNPILGYDPSYFGIFEHDQCSKSAPQSTHSSIPLHHMPHNSVQSQLPTSGFHSNVTSAIPTGPQSSSMGMSGFQSKRSIPTTTPTISNTLSSPPIYSTTTTPYPHFFYPYTQFHPHSQFHPYHYQHTHNHGSSHHQVQDQNLPTMKQIRLDFPVFGGEDPLELLNRAEQFFQLYQIPEEKKISIASMHLTGIAASLWQLHLQDNPSSWSGLVELMMQQFGGYNKLDYQAALAKMQQVGTVTEFRDQFTKMSCRAPGFSPKLRLACFIGGLKEEIRTDVSLMKPSNLMEAFELSKAFEARNSGHKNWKQNQSKSSFSGTKQIVAPPAPVQRSQFGNQSATAKPYGSNHSNFSTDRKYSQAEYRDRRNRKQCFFCDEPYTSDHICNRGARALLIEGFSAVGSQGEEHATVMEDLLTGETMEEAPLISLHVLSDVNKPETMQLKGQIGKNRSVHILVDCGATHNFVHPCLLKYYTGVVDKGCPLNVRVASGEIMKTRGYVSNLQLDIQGQDIEAYFYILPVSGCEGVESENIEVITCEQMTSLLAKEREAMLIELRHTDDNRQKPHVHPKLKQLVEQFSELFQPPTSLPPKRSHDHRIPLLPGTVPVNVRPYRYPYYQKTEIEKIVREMLAAGVIQPSDKFPIPVIDELLDEVGGFAYFTKLDLRSGYHQIRMESEDVSKTAFRTHDGHYEFLVMPFGLTNAPSTFQSLMNDVFRDMLRKYVLVFFDDILIYSSSLEEHIQHLSQVFTRMQEHNLKVKMSKCTFGADNVEYLGHIVSAKGVAVDPNKIKSIVQWVKPRTMKGLRGFLGLAGYYRKYVKDFGIIAKPLTDMLKKDGFKWSPASEKAFEDLKVPMTTTLVLALPNFTKDFTIECDASDLGIGAVLSQDNHPISFLSKVLAPKHRALSVYDKEMMAVVFAVQQWRPYLLGHHFNIITDHRTIQHFLHQRITTPTQQKWLIKLIGYDYTVKYRAGKNNVVPDVLSRQVELNTIVGVSSPISQFMFDLQNDTLVDPEAAQLIHELQQGMCSKKGYSIINNNLYYKGRMFVPLIHSWRDKVLNECHAGLVGGHSGYLRTYKRVTRTFMWPGVKKFVKKWVAECDVCQRNHYEAILPPGLLLPLAIPERAWQGISMDFIEGLPNDQGKSVLWVIVDRFSKYVHFIPISHPYTAKTIAELFVKEIFRLHGMPEAIVTNRDPIFLSQFWEAFFKMQGTKLHRSTAYHPESDGQTENLNRTVEQYLRCMITEKDGSWVSLIPWAEFWYNSTYHSAIQMSPFEALYGYPPPKVVPYLPNSTNVHDVDVDVALRDRDEILARLKLNLEQARARMKSYVDKHRTEREFEINDWVYLKLQSYKQQSVKCRHSNKLAPRFYGPFQVIAKVNKVNKLAPRFYGPFQVIAKVNKVAYKLLLTPDSRVHPVFHVSLLKKKVGANTTVQAHMPPSLNPLNPRWYPAKVLGRGIFKKKNAPVTKWLIQWVGASMEDATWMEADEVMRLYPADFKDE; encoded by the exons ATGACAACTACTACGACTGTAGATGCATCTGCATCTGCATATCTATTTGGGTCTTTGCATAGTCATAATGTTCCTGTTTCTAGTGGTCAATTTGTTGGTTCTCAACCTGTGAGTGCTGGAATTTATTCATCAGTGAATGGAGTGAGTGGGTGGTTTCAAACTGCTGGGGATTATGGAATGAGTAATGACCCTAGACTGTTCATGGACCCAAAGTTGAGTAATAATCCCATTTTAGGTTATGATCCTTCCTATTTTGGAATTTTTGAACATGATCAATGTTCTAAATCAGCACCACAAAGCACTCATTCATCTATTCCACTACATCATATGCCACACAACTCTGTGCAATCTCAGTTACCAACTAGTGGATTTCATTCCAATGTGACTAGTGCAATACCAACAGGACCCCAAAGTAGTTCTATGGGTATGAGTGGCTTCCAATCCAAACGGAGCATCCCAACTACTACGCCAACCATTTCTAACACGTTATCATCTCCACCAATCTATTCCACAACTACTACTCCATATCCCCACTTTTTCTATCCATACACCCAATTTCACCCACATAGTCAATTTCATCCATATCATTATCAACATACTCACAACCATGGGTCAAGCCACCATCAAGTCCAGGACCAAAATCTGCCTACCATGAAACAAATTCGGTTGGATTTTCCAGTATTTGGTGGGGAAGATCCCTTGGAGTTGCTTAATAGAGCTGAACAATTTTTTCAATTGTATCAAATtccagaagagaagaaaatctcCATTGCATCGATGCACCTGACTGGTATAGCTGCTAGTTTGTGGCAATTACATTTACAAGACAATCCTAGTTCCTGGTCTGGCCTAGTTGAGCTGATGATGCAGCAATTTGGTGGTTACAATAAGCTTGACTACCAAGCTGCTTTGGCAAAAATGCAACAAGTGGGTACTGTTACAGAGTTCCGAGATCAGTTTACAAAAATGTCTTGCCGAGCACCAGGGTTTTCTCCTAAACTTCGATTGGCTTGCTTCATAGGAGGGTTGAAAGAAGAAATTAGAACTGATGTGAGCCTTATGAAACCTTCCAACTTGATGGAGGCCTTTGAGCTTTCCAAGGCTTTTGAAGCGAGAAATTCAGGACATAAGAATTGGAAACAAAACCAGTCTAAATCTTCTTTTTCAGGTACCAAACAGATTGTTGCACCGCCAGCTCCTGTACAGAGATCACAGTTTGGAAATCAGTCCGCTACTGCAAAACCTTATGGCAGCAATCATTCAAACTTCTCAACTGACAGAAAGTATTCCCAAGCTGAGTATAGAGATCGAAGGAATCGAAAACAGTGCTTCTTTTGTGATGAACCCTACACTTCTGATCATATATGTAACCGAGGCGCTAGAGCTTTACTTATTGAGGGTTTTAGTGCTGTTGGATCACAAGGTGAAGAGCATGCTACAGTTATGGAGGATTTACTTACCGGTGAGACAATGGAGGAAGCTCCACTCATTTCTTTACATGTACTTTCTGATGTCAACAAGCCAGAGACAATGCAGTTGAaaggccaaattggaaagaacAGGTCAGTGCATATACTTGTGGATTGTGGAGCAACTCACAATTTTGTTCATCCCTGTTTACTCAAGTATTACACAGGTGTAGTTGACAAGGGTTGCCCTCTGAATGTACGGGTGGCTAGTGGAGAAATAATGAAGACCAGAGGTTATGTTTCAAACCTTCAACTTGATATTCAAGGACAAGACATTGAAgcatatttttatattttaccCGTCTCAGGATGTGAG GGAGTTGAATCTGAAAACATTGAAGTCATAACTTGTGAACAGATGACCAGTCTTTTGGCTAAGGAGAGGGAAGCTATGTTGATAGAATTAAGGCACACAGATGACAATAGGCAAAAACCTCATGTCCATCCTAAACTCAAACAATTGGTGGAGCAATTTAGTGAACTCTTCCAGCCTCCCACTTCTCTACCTCCTAAGAGAAGTCATGATCACAGGATACCTCTACTTCCAGGTACAGTTCCTGTAAATGTGCGCCCTTATAGATATCCTTATTATCAAAAGACAGAGATTGAAAAAATTGTGAGAGAAATGTTAGCTGCCGGAGTGATCCAACCAAGT GATAAGTTTCCAATACCAGTGATTGACGAATTGTTGGATGAAGTTGGTGGTTTTGCTTATTTTACCAAGCTTGACCTCAGGTCTGGCTATCATCAAATCAGGATGGAGAGTGAGGATGTAAGCAAGACTGCTTTTCGCACACATGATGGTCATTATGAATTTTTAGTGATGCCATTTGGTCTGACCAATGCACCATCAACATTTCAGTCCTTGATGAATGATGTATTTCGAGATATGTTGAGGAAGTACGTATTGGTTTTCTTTGATGATATCCTCATTTATAGTTCATCTTTGGAAGAGCATATTCAACACTTGTCACAGGTCTTTACTCGGATGCAGGAACACAATCTCAAAGTTAAGATGTCTAAATGCACTTTTGGGGCGGATAATGTTGAGTATTTGGGGCATATAGTTTCTGCAAAGGGAGTGGCAGTTGACCCAAATAAAATCAAGAGCATTGTGCAATGGGTAAAGCCAAGAACCATGAAAGGATTACGGGGATTTTTGGGTCTTGCGGGATACTACAGAAAATATGTGAAGGACTTTGGTATCATTGCTAAGCCTTTAACAGATATGCTCAAGAAGGATGGGTTCAAATGGTCTCCTGCAAGTGAGAAAGCTTTTGAAGATCTTAAAGTACCTATGACTACAACCCTAGTTCTGGCTCTCCCTAACTTTACTAAAGACTTCACCATTGAATGTGATGCTTCTGATTTGGGAATTGGAGCAGTACTATCTCAAGATAATCATCCCATTTCTTTCTTAAGCAAAGTGTTAGCTCCAAAGCATCGAGCTTTGTCCGTGTATGACAAGGAGATGATGGCAGTGGTGTTTGCGGTCCAACAATGGAGGCCGTACCTACTCGGGCATCATTTCAACATCATTACAGACCATAGGACAATTCAGCATTTTCTTCACCAAAGAATCACTACCCCAACACAGCAAAAATGGTTGATCAAGTTGATTGGCTATGATTACACAGTGAAGTATAGGGCAGGAAAAAACAATGTGGTTCCAGATGTACTCTCTAGACAAGTGGAGCTCAATACTATTGTGGGAGTATCAAGTCCCATTTCCCAATTCATGTTTGATTTACAGAATGACACTTTGGTAGATCCTGAGGCTGCACAACTGATTCATGAGCTTCAACAAGGTATGTGCTCTAAAAAGGGATATTCCATTATTAATAACAATCTGTATTATAAAGGAAGAATGTTTGTGCCTTTGATTCACTCTTGGAGAGATAAGGTGTTGAATGAATGTCATGCTGGCCTAGTTGGTGGTCATTCTGGTTACCTGAGAACTTACAAGAGGGTTACAAGAACCTTCATGTGGCCTGGAGTAAAAAAATTTGTTAAAAAATGGGTAGCGGAATGTGATGTGTGCCAAAGGAATCACTATGAAGCCATTCTTCCTCCAGGCTTACTCTTACCTTTGGCTATTCCTGAAAGAGCTTGGCAAGGCATCTCGATGGATTTTATAGAGGGTCTACCCAATGATCAGGGAAAATCAGTACTATGGGTAATTGTTGACAGGTTTAGCAAGTATGTCCACTTTATTCCAATTAGCCATCCTTATACTGCTAAAACAATTGCTGAATTATTTGTGAAAGAGATTTTCAGATTGCATGGTATGCCTGAAGCAATTGTAACAAACAGAGATCCTATTTTTCTTAGCCAATTTTGGGAAGCTTTTTTCAAAATGCAGGGGACTAAACTACACAGGAGCACAGCTTACCATCCCGAGTCTGACGGCCAAACAGAAAATCTTAATAGAACTGTCGAGCAGTACTTGAGATGCATGATCACTGAGAAAGATGGTAGTTGGGTTTCATTGATTCCATGGGCTGAATTTTGGTACAACTCTACGTATCATTCAGCAATCCAAATGTCTCCATTTGAGGCTTTGTATGGTTATCCTCCTCCCAAGGTAGTCCCATATCTTCCCAATTCCACTAATGTTCatgatgttgatgttgatgttgcTCTACGAGATAGGGATGAGATTTTGGCAAGATTGAAGCTTAATTTGGAGCAGGCTCGAGCTAGAATGAAATCCTATGTGGATAAACACAGAACTGAAAGGGAGTTTGAGATAAATGATTGGGTTTACTTGAAGCTGCAATCTTACAAGCAACAGTCAGTGAAATGCAGACACTCCAATAAGTTGGCTCCTAGGTTCTATGGTCCATTCCAAGTGATAGCTAAGGTAAACAAGGTAAACAAGTTGGCTCCTAGGTTCTATGGTCCATTCCAAGTGATAGCTAAGGTAAACAAGGTTGCTTATAAATTACTATTAACTCCTGATTCAAGGGTACACCCTGTCTTTCATGTGTCACTGTTAAAAAAGAAAGTTGGTGCGAATACAACTGTTCAGGCACATATGCCACCTTCATTGAACCCTTTGAATCCAAGGTGGTACCCAGCTAAAGTGTTGGGAAGAGGTATTTTCAAGAAAAAGAATGCACCAGTTACCAAATGGCTTATACAATGGGTGGGAGCTTCTATGGAGGATGCAACGTGGATGGAAGCTGATGAAGTTATGAGATTGTATCCAGCTGATTTCAAGGATGAGTAG
- the LOC133707952 gene encoding stress response protein NST1-like → MTEPSKIPSAREIEERLARLKNPPQLEYRRPSPLQFKPYTFNEQGKRILDPSEESTSPTPTLSPPLSPSPLISPNLPSPQITPPLSPSPPPTPPLSPPPEEVKEERMASIRELSRATVQGGPPTSIVYPAPAAGRNAEFELKSGLLHQLPIFHGLNMEDANKHLRAFQAVCANMQPQGADENILKMKAFPFSLADRAKDWLYELPAGRITSWDTMMKAFLEKYFPASKVITLRKKLSGIEQAHDESYGAYYERFNSLLAQCPQHQMKDETLLTCFYEGLLPLERQMLDAAAG, encoded by the coding sequence atgaccgagccttctaaaatccctagtgcacgagagattgaagaaagacttgctcgtttgaagaatcctccacaactcgaatacagaagaccttctcccttgcaattcaagccatatacattcaacgagcaagggaagagaatcttagatccttcagaggaatccacatcacctacaccaactctatctccaccactttcaccatcaccttTGATTTCGCCTAACTTACCATCACCACAAATCACCCCACCTctttcaccttcaccaccacctacaccaccactttcaccaccacctgaagaagtcaaagaagagagaatggcatctaTTAGGGAACTCTCTAGAGCAACAGTCCAAGGAGGACCTCCTACgagtattgtgtaccctgcccctgctgcaggaaggaatgcagagtttgagctgaagagtggattattgcaccaactccctattttccatggtcttaatatggaggacgccaacaagcatctgaGAGCATTCCAGGCTGTGTGTgcaaacatgcaaccacaaggagcagatgaaaatattctcaagatgaaggcattccccttctccttagctgacagagccaaggattggctatatgagcttCCTGCTGGACGCATCACTTCTTGGGACACAATgatgaaggccttcttggaGAAATACTTtccagcttcaaaggtcatcacactcaggaagaagctcagtggaattgagcAAGCCCATGATGAGTCCTATGGTgcctactatgagaggttcaattccttacttgcacaatgccctcaacatcagatgaaggatgagaccctcctTACTTGCTTTTACGAAggactcttacccttggaaaggcaaatgcttgatgctgcagctggatga